Proteins encoded by one window of Halichondria panicea chromosome 8, odHalPani1.1, whole genome shotgun sequence:
- the LOC135340061 gene encoding uncharacterized protein LOC135340061 isoform X3 has translation MSGLVVPDLERKYTSFLYYLRSELHKSEIHFVVCLNHEIYVTHVREEYSSKEAILGVSHLVEFEEDRITLDIPMAGVEVSGELKITPVFYPTVIKKHVDQFKPGQRIPHCSLMAEMTMAEMTNKRKKSVPMLFHQHQIRLVGARAPYNSITINLDSQEMFLGSFAQPMSTALQQLMDKCQLTTLQINREIQQEDIPFLAVHFDNVDFYIYVMGLSPGEQSDVRLKEMRSNHLAMIECLIIWKRRELSQATFRALLEMLVKLGKEEIAEQICHYLSPPQPQPMSTALQQLMDKCQLTTLQINREIQQEDIPLLAGHFDNVDFYIYVMELSPGEQSDVRLKKIKSNHLAMIECLTIWKRGKASQATFRALLEMLVKLRKEEIAEQICHYLTELSDDQSPPVYQQPPGLLKKLQTPTIIQLPERTPLTQDEIDALQKLIEGTEVNIDTFIATGQGITLEEAQQLFSQKGYIEDARNLRTKLKEIAKEQQRYLEILKDLMTAADTIDLRYLKLFLVGPPFVGKTTTLSRLLKVFENIHSAGDKAKLQSTLLANCIQAFAFVGDDAAEWRSSSDFDSEAKIVFNYFCGHKQIAKEAPLDIPLSKEHTTPPKPARTQPRVQQAHTPNSQVETLDDQKKACKDQRISDIVSRFQKLIKSGEYSNLFNALGTFLNINDIGGQPGFLEMLPALSNGPAMYLVFLDLRKELNKPYKIPFSRDETIITPYDSIHTVKDTVSQILSSISSVHCNPQVTSSFKTDTVAGFREKLECFLQVSPLAALIGTHKDKLENPEEVIEEKSQDLKDIVQKFDEVMIFPSANSSSKVLFTVDNYTGTEQSDIAPLRKFLSKIFHKRFKDASLPIRPKWLLFGLILRREYKIASVEDCLELGKKLEMDENETKFCLRYLHDCVGTVMHYTNITNDKEKWLKNRVICSPQVVFDSISQLILPSLRELHSGGTFTEYERKELIRKGQYSAEAIEMYCKTAQVSKKLGNNELIPAKVLITLLQHLNLLSEIIHIDVNNKSKYRSTYLMPAILECVSLTNPPPPDANNPEPLLITFSCGYVPTGAFCGLITQLVSQGPHGILGLTWKLVENENGVKRNCVSFVIDAVHTATIISRERYYEIRVCWKKSKKSVNEICAYVWSVIQYILSGLYERLVPQIAFQCHCPKHSEKPNLNDLCSISLGSEVRFLCESSKEPVTLRKTQMVWLGKAISIGQSASLGVFGFVKEQSLKKFSFNWSKVGEDDTQPPIHPCKPNILTFQSVSEEDLDYYRCEIPENVQEELVRRDIYLLGKH, from the exons ATGAGTGGACTGGTTGTGCCAGATTTGGAGAGAAAGTACACTTCCTTCCTCTACTACCTTCGCTCAGAGCTGCACAAGAGCGAAATACATTTTGTTGTCTGCTTGAATCATGAGATTTATGTAACA CATGTGAGGGAGGAGTACTCCTCTAAAGAAGCCATTCTCGGAGTGAGTCATCTTGTTGAGTTTGAGGAGGACAGAATAACACTGGATATTCCTATGGCTGGTGTTGAAGTCAGTGGAGAGTTGAAAATAACGCCAGTGTTTTATCCTACG GTTATCAAGAAGCATGTTGATCAGTTCAAGCCGGGACAGAGAATTCCGCACTGCTCCTTGATGGCTGAGATGACAATGGCTGAGATGACAAACAAACGCAAGAAGTCTGTTCCAATGCTGTTCCACCAACACCAAATCAGACTAGTGGGTGCAAGGGCTCCCTACAACAGCATCACTATTAATCTGGATTCCCAAGAAATGTTCTTAG GATCATTTGCTCAACCAATGAGTACAGCTCTTCAACAGCTGATGGACAAATGTCAGCTCACTACTTTACAAATCAACAGGGAAATCCAACAGGAAGACATACCATTTTTGGCGGTCCATTTTGACAATGTAGATTTCTATATTTACGTAATGGGATTATCCCCGGGCGAACAAAGTGATGTTCGGTTAAAGGAAATGAGAAGTAACCACCTAGCTATGATCGAGTGTTTGATCATCTGGAAAAGAAGGGAGCTCTCACAAGCGACATTCAGGGCCCTTTTGGAGATGTTAGTAAAGCTGGGGAAAGAAGAGATTGCTGAACAAATTTGTCACTACTTGAGC cctcctcaaCCTCAACCAATGAGTACAGCTCTTCAACAGCTGATGGACAAATGTCAGCTCACTACTTTACAAATCAACAGGGAAATCCAACAGGAAGACATACCATTGTTGGCGGGCCATTTTGACAATGTAGATTTCTATATTTACGTAATGGAGTTATCCCCGGGCGAACAAAGTGATGTACGGTTGAAGAAAATTAAAAGTAACCACCTAGCTATGATCGAGTGTTTGACCATCTGGAAAAGAGGGAAGGCCTCACAAGCGACATTCAGGGCCCTTTTGGAGATGTTAGTAAAGCTGAGGAAAGAAGAGATTGCTGAACAAATTTGTCACTACTTGACC GAACTCTCTGACGACCAGAGTCCTCCAGTCTACCAGCAGCCTCCAG GGTTGTTGAAGAAGCTACAAACACCCACTATTATTCAACTGCCAGAGCGCACACCTCTAACACAAGATGAGATTGATGCTCTACAGAAGCTTATCGAGGGGACAGAAGTGAACATTGATACCTTCATTGCTACTGGTCAAGGCATCACTCTTGAAGAAGCTCAACAATTATTTTCCCAGAAAGGTTACATCGAGGACGCAAGGAATCTCAGGACAAAACTCAAAGAAA TTGCCAAAGAGCAGCAGCGATATCTCGAGATACTCAAGGATTTGATGACAGCTGCAGACACCATCGACCTTCGCTACTTGAAACTTTTTCTTGTTGGCCCACCATTTGTGGGAAAAACAACCACTCTAAGCCGTCTGCTAAAAGTATTTGAGAATATTCATTCAGCAGGTGACAAAGCAAAGCTTCAAAGTACACTACTCGCTAACTGTATTCAAGCATTTGCTTTTGTTGGTGACGACGCAGCAGAGTGGCGGTCTTCCAGTGACTTTGACAGTGAAGCAAAAATTGTATTCAACTATTTCTGTGGACATAAACAAATAGCTAAAGAGGCACCGCTGGACATACCCCTTAGTAAAGAACACACTACTCCACCCAAACCTGCCAGAACACAGCCACGTGTTCAACAAGCCCACACCCCAAATTCACAAGTCGAAACTTTAGATGACCAAAAAAAGGCTTGTAAAGATCAAAGAATTAGTGATATTGTTAGTCGCTTCCAAAAATTGATCAAAAGTGGAGAATATTCTAACCTTTTCAATGCTCTGGGCACATTTTTGAACATTAATGATATTGGAGGTCAGCCGGGCTTTTTAGAAATGCTCCCAGCCCTGAGTAATGGTCCGGCCATGTATCTTGTCTTCTTAGACTTGCGAAAAGAGTTAAACAAGCCGTACAAGATCCCTTTCAGTCGCGATGAAACAATCATCACTCCTTATGATTctatacacacagtcaaaGACACAGTGTCTCAAATCCTTTCTTCCATCAGCAGCGTACATTGTAACCCTCAAGTGACCTCTTCATTCAAGACCGATACAGTTGCTGGATTTAGAGAGAAGCTTGAATGTTTTTTACAAGTTAGTCCGTTGGCTGCGTTGATAGGCACTCACAAAGATAAGCTGGAAAATCCTGAGGAGGTGATCGAGGAAAAAAGCCAAGATTTAAAAGACATTGTACAAAAGTTTGATGAAGTAATGATTTTTCCATCAGCTAATTCTAGCTCAAAGGTTTTATTTACTGTGGACAACTACACTGGAACTGAACAGTCGGACATAGCCCCTCTTCGTAAATTTTTGAGTAAAATCTTTCACAAACGCTTCAAGGATGCTTCGCTACCGATTAGACCAAAATGGCTTTTATTTGGACTCATTCTACGAAGGGAATACAAGATTGCCAGTGTTGAAGATTGTCTAGAGTTGGGGAAGAAGCTAGAAATGGATGAAAATGAAACGAAATTTTGTCTGCGGTATCTTCACGACTGCGTTGGCACTGTCATGCATTACACAAACATAACAAATGATAAGGAAAAGTGGCTTAAAAATCGTGTAATCTGCTCCCCTCAAGTAGTCTTCGATAGCATCAGTCAGCTGATTCTTCCTTCTTTGCGTGAACTTCATTCTGGAGGTACCTTCACCGAGTATGAGCGAAAAGAGTTGATTAGAAAGGGGCAATATTCAGCTGAAGCCATCGAAATGTATTGTAAAACTGCTCAAGTAAGCAAAAAGTTGGGAAACAACGAACTTATCCCAGCCAAGGTTCTTATTACACTTCTTCAACATCTAAATCTTCTCTCTGAAATTATTCACATAGATGTTAATAATAAGAGCAAATATCGAAGCACCTATTTAATGCCCGCTATTTTGGAGTGTGTTTCTCTGACCAACCCACCTCCACCAGATGCCAACAACCCAGAGCCACTGCTCATCACATTTAGCTGTGGTTACGTTCCAACTGGAGCTTTTTGTGGTCTGATTACTCAACTAGTTTCCCAAGGCCCTCATGGAATCCTCGGATTGACGTGGAAGTTAGTAGAAAATGAAAATGGTGTCAAGCGAAACTGTGTTTCATTTGTTATCGATGCTGTACATACAGCGACTATTATCTCTCGTGAAAGATACTATGAAATAAGAGTTTGTTGGAAAAAATCGAAAAAATCTGTCAATGAGATTTGTGCATATGTTTGGTCTGTAATTCAGTACATTCTTAGCGGCCTTTATGAGCGATTAGTTCCACAAATTGCTTTTCAGTGCCACTGTCCTAAGCACTCGGAAAAGCCCAATCTCAACGATCTTTGTTCAATTTCGCTAGGATCAGAAGTCAGATTCCTTTGTGAAAGCTCCAAGGAACCTGTTACCTTGAGGAAGACTCAAATGGTTTGGCTTGGAAAG GCTATCTCTATTGGTCAGAGTGCTAGCTTGGGTGTTTTTGGGTTTGTTAAGGAACAGTCTCTGAAGAAATTTTCTTTTAATTGGAGCAAAGTGGGAGAGGACGACACACAACCTCCAATTCATCCCTGCAAGCCCAACATTCTGACCTTCCAGAGTGTGAGTGAGGAGGACCTAGACTACTACCGGTGTGAG